The DNA segment TGGCAGACCGGGAGAGCACGGCGATGACACCGAGGGAACTGAAAGCTGCGCTGCGTCTGGAACGCCTGGCGGTGCGCGATTCGATGGCGCCGGAGGCGCGCATCGCGGCAAGCCTGAAGATGCTCGACCATGCCGGTGATGCGATCGAATTTTTGCCGGGTCAGGTGATTTCCGGCTTCTGGCCGATCCGCTCCGAGGTTGATATCCGGCCGCTGATGGCGCGGCTGGAAGAACGCGGCGCCCGGCTTTGCCTTCCTGCCATCATCGACAGGCAGACGATCGTCTTTCGCGAACTGGTGCCGGGCGCGCCAATCGTCGAGACGGGGTTCGGCACCACCGGGCCGGCCGAGGATGCGCCGGTTCTCGATCCGGATATCCTGCTGGTACCCCTGTCTGCCTTCGACAGGACGGGCCACAGGATCGGCTATGGAGCGGGATATTACGACCGCGCCATCGAGCGTTTGCGCCTGAAAGGCCGTACACCAAGGCTGATCGGGATTGCATTTGACTGCCAGGAAGTGGCATCAGTGCCGGCAGAGCCGCATGATGTGGCGCTGGACGCCCTGCTGACCGAAAGCGGGCTCCGGATCTTCGGGCTAGGAATAAGCGAATATGAGACTTCTGTTTCTGGGTGATATGGTTGGCAAGACTGGCCGGACGGCGGTCTGGGAAAAACTTCCCGGCCTGATCAGCGACCTGAAACTCGATTTCGTCGTTGTCAACGGCGAGAATGCCGCCGGCGGTTTCGGCATCACCGAAGATATCTTTCTGGAGACCATCAATGCTGGCGCCGATGTGGTGACCACCGGCAACCATGTCTGGGACCAGAAGGAAGCCGTGTCCTTTTGCCAGCGGCACGACCAGTTTCTGCGGCCCGCCAATTATCCGGCTGGCACGCCGGGTCGCGGCTCCAATCTCTTTTTCGCCCGCAACGGCGCCCGCGTGCTTGTCGCCAATGTCATGGGCCGCGTCTTCATGCATCCGGAACTCGACGACCCCTTCAAGGCGGCGGAAAGCATTCTGGCCGCCTGCCCGCTGAAGGAACAGGCTGACGCGATCATCTTCGACTTCCATGCGGAAGCGACCAGCGAAAAACAATGTTTCGGCCATTTCGTCGATGGCCGCGCCAGCTTCGTCGTCGGCACGCACACGCATGTGCCGACCGCCGACGCGCAAATCCTCAATGGCGGCACGGCCTATATGTCGGATGCCGGCATGTGCGGCGATTACGATTCTTCGCTTGGCATGGAAAAGGAAGAGCCGCTGAACCGCTTCATTTCCAAGATGCCGAAAGGCCGTTTCGAGGCCGCCTCCGGTCCAGCCACCCTTTGCGGCGTCGGCGTCGAAATTTCCGACCGCACCGGTCTGGCTGAGAATATCGCGCCGCTGAGAATTGGACCCCGGCTTTCCGAAACGATCCCGGCTTTCTGGGGGTAACGTTTTCCAAGCCGCTTTCATAATGTCACGATCAATAAATGTGATACAAAAATTATGAAAATTGTCTATGATGAGAATAAGAGAAGACTGAATTTAGCGAAGCATGGGTTTGATTTTGTGACGCTCGACATGGGCTTTTTCCAAAGCGCCCTCATTGTCGAGACCAAGTTGAACCGGATGAAAGCCATCGGTCTCTTCGACGACGGAAAGATATCTGTCGTATTTTTCAGGCTGGGCAGCGAAGGCATATCCATCATCTCAATGCGGGCTGCAAGCCGAATGGAAAGGAAGCTTTATGACCAGTGCTAAGAGTTTCAAGTATGATATTCCGCCGCTCACGGATGAAGAAGAAGCCCGTATTCAGGCTGGTATTGCGGCGGATCCCGACAATCCGGAATGGACGGAAGAAGACTTCAAGCGCGCGCGCCCTTTCGCCGAGGTTTTCCCCGAATTTGCCGAAAGCATCCGCCGGTCGCGCGGCCGCCCCGCCGTTGAAGCGCGCAAGCAGCAGGTGTCGCTGCGGCTCGATCCGGATGTCATTGCCAAGTTCAAGGCGACGGGCAAGGGCTGGCAGGCGCGCGTCAACGAGATCTTGAAACAGGCTAAAATCTGATCAAAATTTTTGGCCGCGATGACGCAATCGTGAGTGGCGGTCCGGCGATCCGGACTGGACGTTGCGTCTTGCCTGTTTATCCTCTCAGCCCATGCCAACCTTGGCTTGAAGAGGTGCATGATGCCGCGACTGATCCTGCTTGCCTTTGCAGCCATCGTTCTTCTGCACGCCCTATGGCCGATGCCTGCGCATGCGCAGAGCGCCCGCCCGCCGGTCAGCCAATGCCAGGCGATCGCCCAGTCTCTTCCCGATGTCACTTTTGCCAGTTTCAAGCCGTCAGCCGCTTTCGGCGTCCAGGCAGCCGCCAATGAACAGGTGACGATTACCTATGTCGGGCATTCGACGTTTCTTATCGAAACGCCAGGGGGTGTGTCGATCGCCACAGATTATAGCGGCTGGTTGGCGACGCCGAAGCTGCCCGATGTCGTCACCATGAACAAGGCTAATCCCAACCACTATACGCTGACGCCGGATCCGGCGATCAAGCAGGTGTTGCATGGCTGGGGCGATAACGGGCAACCGGCAGATCATGACGCCATTGCCGGTGATGCCTATATCCGCAATGTGACGACGGATATCCGCTCTGGCGGCACGGTGATGGAGCGGGACGGCAATTCGATCTTCATCTTCGAGGTCGCAGGTCTGTGTATCGGTCATCTCGGCCATCTGCATCATGAACTTGACGATACGGATTATGCCGAGATCGGCCGTCTCGATGTGCTGATGGTGCCGGTGGATGGCGGGCTGACGATGGGTGCCGACAGCATGAGCCGGGTCGTGTCGCGGCTGCGGTCCTCGCTAATCCTGCCCATGCACCAGCGTGGGCCTCCGGTCACCCGTTTCCTGCAGATGTTCGGCGATGGTTTCGACAAAAGCTTTGCCACGCAGGCGAGCGTCACCGTGTCGATGCGTTCCTTGCCAAAGAAGCCGCTGATTTATATCCTGCAAGGCTTATAGTCTTTGGGATTCCTGGAATGAAATGTCTCGCAGCCTGCCTTCTTGCCGTTTTCTCGATGATATCTACGGTTCTGGCACAAGGTGCTCCGCCGCCGCGGCTTCCCGCTGCAGAAGGCGGCAAGACGCCCGTCACCGTACCGGAGACGAAGACAGTCGGCCGCCAGGAAGAATTCGTGCTGCCGTCCGGCAATATCGGTTGCATCTATACGCCCGAAGGCGGCACTGATGTCTATCAGCCTGCCGATGGCGGGCCGGAGCTTGCCTGCGACCGCGTCGAGCCGCGTTATGTCCGTGCCACTTTATCCCGCAAGGGCGCTGCCCGTCTTGCCCATGATGTCGGGGACCCGAGCTGCTGTTCAGCGGGGCCGGTGCTCGACTATGGTCAGACCTGGTCTGCCGGACCTTTTTCGTGTCTTTCGACGCGAACGGGCCTGTCCTGCGAACGAAACGATGGCCATTCGTTCTTTCTCAGCCGCAAGCGGCTGGCCGCCAACTGAAAAAAAGCCGGCCCTTCTGGACGCAAAGCGCCAATGAAACTATAAGGCGCCCAATTCCAAACATGACTAGCATGAGAAGAGGGCGCCATGGCCGGCCATTCACAGTTCAAAAACATCATGCACCGCAAGGGCCGTCAGGATGCCGTGCGGTCGAAAATGTTCTCCAAGCTTGCGCGTGAAATTACCGTTGCGGTCAAGGGCGGCCTGCCCGATCCGACCATGAACGCGCGCCTGCGCCTGGCGATCCAGAATGCCAAGGCACAGTCGATGCCGAAGGACAATATCGAGCGCGCCATCAAGAAGGGCTCTGGTGCCGACGGCGAGAACTATGAAGAAGTCCGCTATGAAGGGTATGGCCCGGGCGGCGTCGCCGTCATCGTCGAGGCCCTGACTGACAACCGCAACCGCACGGCGTCCAATGTCCGCTCGACCTTTACCAAGGCCGGCGGCGCGCTGGGTGAAACCGGCTCTGTCTCCTTCTCGTTCGATCGCGTCGGCGAAATTTCCTACAAGCTGTCCGCCGGCGATGCCGACACGGTGATGGAAGCGGCAATCGAAGCCGGTGCCGAGGACGTGACGACTGACGAGGACGGTCACTTCATCATCTGCGGCTTTGAGGATATTGGCGATGTCTCCAAGGCGCTGGAAGCAACGCTCGGCGAAGCCGATACCGTCAAGGCGATCTGGAAGGCCCAGAATACTGTGCCCGTCGATGAAGAGCGCGCCCAGTCGCTGATGAAGCTGATCGACACGCTTGAAGATGATGACGACGTGCAGAACGTCTACACCAACTTCGAAGTCTCCGACGAAGTGATGGCCAAGCTTTCGGCTTAAATTGCCCCGGTCAGCGTCATCGCCTGTCGGAATTGGCCAGCCGGTTCCGGCAGAAGCGCTCTAAGCTCGCCTCTTTTCGAGAGGATGTTGATATGCAGACAGTGACGAAACTTGCGGCACCCACGCCCGCCGACGGCGATCCGGCAACATTGGATGGCTGGGTTGTCGTGTCCGGCACGCCGTCGATGAAGACCTGGGCGCTGCACACGTCTTCGGATGGCTCGATGGTCTCAGGCTATTGGGAAGCAACGCCCGGCACCTATCACGCCACCTACACGGCCTATGAATTCGTGCACATGATCGCCGGCAAGATCATCATCACGCCGGATGGCGGCACGCCCGTTACGGTTTCTGCGGGCGATGCCTTTGTCGTCGAGGCGGATTTCAAAGGAACCTGGGAAATCCTCGAAACGGTGCGCAAGCATTTTGATTTCAAGGTTTCGGCCTGATCTCAGACTAAGGTGATAGCTACCCCGGAATGTTTTCCGGGGTTATTTTTTATGCCGCATTGGCCAGCCGTTGCTGGGCATCCGCAAACAAACGCACCGATTTCAGCCGGGCATCCATGTCGAAAATAGGCATGGAAACGATCACCTCGTCGGCATCCGTCTGGTCGATGAACCCGTCGAGCTTCGTCTTGATGGTCTCCGGCCCGCCGACGACCGCATAGGTCATGGCGTGATCGACGAAGATCTGCTCGTTGTCACTCCACAGGCCATCCATCGTTTCCACCGGCGGCGGAAACTGGCCGCGGGCATTGCGCCGTAGAGCGACGAAGGATTGCTGCATCGAGGTGAAGAGGTGACTGGCCTCCTTATCCGTATCGGCAGCGACCCCCATGATGCCGACCATGGCATAGGGTTGATCGAGATATTGCGACGGCTCGAAACGCTCGCGGTAGATTTCCAGTGCCGACAACAGCATGTCCGGGGCGAAATGCGAGGCAAAGGCGAAGGGCAGTCCGAGCATGCCGGCGAGATGGGCGCTGAAATGGCTGGAGCCGAGCAGCCAGATCGGCACATTGCTGTCGGCGCCAGGCACCGCAATCAGGTCCTGACCGTCCTTGATGGGGCCGAGCAAGGCCTGCAACTCGACGACGTCATTGGGGAAATTGTTGGCGCTCGCCTCCATGTTGCGGCGAAGTGCGGATGCCGTACGCATATCGGTTCCCGGCGCGCGGCCAAGGCCGAGATCGACGCGGCCGGGATAGAGCGCTGCGAGCGTCCCGAATTGTTCGGCGATCACCAGCGGCGAATGGTTGGGCAGCATGATGCCGCCGGAGCCGACACGGATCGTCTTGGTGCCGGCCGCCACATGCGAAATGACGATCGCGGTTGCTGCACTGGCGATCCCCTTCATGCCGTGATGCTCAGCCAGCCAGAAGCGCTTGTAGCCGGAGGCTTCCGCTTCCTGCGCGAGGCGGCGGGAATTCTGCAGGGCTTGGGAGGTGGTCGACCCTTGCGTGATTGGGGAAAGGTCGAGGATCGAAAAGGGCACCATGGGAAAAGCCTTCGATGAATGGAACTGATAGAAGCCTATGTAAGA comes from the Pararhizobium qamdonense genome and includes:
- a CDS encoding 5-formyltetrahydrofolate cyclo-ligase — protein: MTPRELKAALRLERLAVRDSMAPEARIAASLKMLDHAGDAIEFLPGQVISGFWPIRSEVDIRPLMARLEERGARLCLPAIIDRQTIVFRELVPGAPIVETGFGTTGPAEDAPVLDPDILLVPLSAFDRTGHRIGYGAGYYDRAIERLRLKGRTPRLIGIAFDCQEVASVPAEPHDVALDALLTESGLRIFGLGISEYETSVSG
- a CDS encoding TIGR00282 family metallophosphoesterase, whose product is MRLLFLGDMVGKTGRTAVWEKLPGLISDLKLDFVVVNGENAAGGFGITEDIFLETINAGADVVTTGNHVWDQKEAVSFCQRHDQFLRPANYPAGTPGRGSNLFFARNGARVLVANVMGRVFMHPELDDPFKAAESILAACPLKEQADAIIFDFHAEATSEKQCFGHFVDGRASFVVGTHTHVPTADAQILNGGTAYMSDAGMCGDYDSSLGMEKEEPLNRFISKMPKGRFEAASGPATLCGVGVEISDRTGLAENIAPLRIGPRLSETIPAFWG
- a CDS encoding BrnT family toxin; amino-acid sequence: MKIVYDENKRRLNLAKHGFDFVTLDMGFFQSALIVETKLNRMKAIGLFDDGKISVVFFRLGSEGISIISMRAASRMERKLYDQC
- a CDS encoding BrnA antitoxin family protein, whose amino-acid sequence is MTSAKSFKYDIPPLTDEEEARIQAGIAADPDNPEWTEEDFKRARPFAEVFPEFAESIRRSRGRPAVEARKQQVSLRLDPDVIAKFKATGKGWQARVNEILKQAKI
- a CDS encoding MBL fold metallo-hydrolase codes for the protein MMPRLILLAFAAIVLLHALWPMPAHAQSARPPVSQCQAIAQSLPDVTFASFKPSAAFGVQAAANEQVTITYVGHSTFLIETPGGVSIATDYSGWLATPKLPDVVTMNKANPNHYTLTPDPAIKQVLHGWGDNGQPADHDAIAGDAYIRNVTTDIRSGGTVMERDGNSIFIFEVAGLCIGHLGHLHHELDDTDYAEIGRLDVLMVPVDGGLTMGADSMSRVVSRLRSSLILPMHQRGPPVTRFLQMFGDGFDKSFATQASVTVSMRSLPKKPLIYILQGL
- a CDS encoding YebC/PmpR family DNA-binding transcriptional regulator encodes the protein MAGHSQFKNIMHRKGRQDAVRSKMFSKLAREITVAVKGGLPDPTMNARLRLAIQNAKAQSMPKDNIERAIKKGSGADGENYEEVRYEGYGPGGVAVIVEALTDNRNRTASNVRSTFTKAGGALGETGSVSFSFDRVGEISYKLSAGDADTVMEAAIEAGAEDVTTDEDGHFIICGFEDIGDVSKALEATLGEADTVKAIWKAQNTVPVDEERAQSLMKLIDTLEDDDDVQNVYTNFEVSDEVMAKLSA
- a CDS encoding cupin domain-containing protein → MQTVTKLAAPTPADGDPATLDGWVVVSGTPSMKTWALHTSSDGSMVSGYWEATPGTYHATYTAYEFVHMIAGKIIITPDGGTPVTVSAGDAFVVEADFKGTWEILETVRKHFDFKVSA
- a CDS encoding LLM class flavin-dependent oxidoreductase, whose amino-acid sequence is MVPFSILDLSPITQGSTTSQALQNSRRLAQEAEASGYKRFWLAEHHGMKGIASAATAIVISHVAAGTKTIRVGSGGIMLPNHSPLVIAEQFGTLAALYPGRVDLGLGRAPGTDMRTASALRRNMEASANNFPNDVVELQALLGPIKDGQDLIAVPGADSNVPIWLLGSSHFSAHLAGMLGLPFAFASHFAPDMLLSALEIYRERFEPSQYLDQPYAMVGIMGVAADTDKEASHLFTSMQQSFVALRRNARGQFPPPVETMDGLWSDNEQIFVDHAMTYAVVGGPETIKTKLDGFIDQTDADEVIVSMPIFDMDARLKSVRLFADAQQRLANAA